The window CCGGTACGGCGATCTGACGGGCCTCCGGATGACCGCGGACCCCAGCTATCCGCTCCAGATGGCGGGCGTCGCGCGCGATGACGCCGGCACGCCGATCGGCGGGGTCCGACACCAGTTCCGCGACGTGGGCGACGGGTTCGAGGCGTGGTTGACGGTCGAGTTCCCTCGCCTCACACCGGGCCACATGATCCGCCGGCACCGCTGGCACCTCGCGTGCGAGTTCGGGAACTGGATCGAGTTCGCCGCGCGAGACACCTCGCAGTAGACGTCGCGCACGGAACGTCGCGTCGCGTCGCGTCGCGTCGACAACGTTGTCAGCCGTCAGCGCGGCCCTCGGCCGTCCGAACGCCGTGGCGATGTCGGCCGACAACGATGTCAGCATCCGTTCGGCACGCGAGGCGGTGCGAGCACGCGCAGCTCAGCCGCCGGGCCCCGGGATCTCACCGCTCCCGCGCTCGACGAACAGCGTCGGCACGACGACGCGCTGCGCCGGTCGACGATCGCCGTCCAGACGATCGAAGAGGATCCGGGCGGCGCGGTGCCCGATCTGCTGCGGATCCTGCGCGACGACCGTGACACCGGGGTCCATGAGGTCCGCGAGCGGGATGTCGTCGAACCCGACGAGCGCCACCTCGTGTTCCAGCCCGCGCTCCCGGAGGGCGCGGAGCGCCCCGAACGTGATGAGGTTCTGCGCGCTGAACACCGCCGTCGGTGGCGTGTCCGAGTCGAGCAGCCGTCCGAGCGCGAGGCGAGCCGACTCCTCGTCCCCGATCTCGGTGACGACCGACGCGAGCTTCGTCGGGATCCCGGCCTCACCGAGCGCCTCCATGAACCCCCGGTACCGCTCGTCGGCGGTCTGGATGGACAACCGGTCCGCGAGCAGGGCGATGCGTCGGTGCCCGCGCGCGATGAGGTGGGCCGTCGCCCGCGCGGCGGATGCCCGGTTGTCGCTCGCGACGACGTCGAGATCGTCACCGACCGGCGTCCGGTCGACGAACACGGCCGGGATCCCGCGGTCGCGGAGCGTGGCCAGGTAGTCCGGTTGCCTCGTGGCCATGAGGATGAGCCCGTCGACACGCCGTCGCATGAATGCACTCACCGCACCCTCCTCGCGCCGCGAGTCCCCGTCGAGCGAGGACGCGAACACGGCGACGTGGTGCTCCTCGGCGATGTCCTCGACGGCACGGTGGATGGAGGCGGAGAACGGGTTGTCGACGCTGCCGACGAGCAACCCGATC is drawn from Pseudoclavibacter chungangensis and contains these coding sequences:
- a CDS encoding LacI family DNA-binding transcriptional regulator, with amino-acid sequence MSEPDHLAAGRTRTTMKQVASLAGVGVKTVSRVVNNEPNVSAATAERVWHAVNVLNYHVDLGAGNLRRADGRTRTIGLLVGSVDNPFSASIHRAVEDIAEEHHVAVFASSLDGDSRREEGAVSAFMRRRVDGLILMATRQPDYLATLRDRGIPAVFVDRTPVGDDLDVVASDNRASAARATAHLIARGHRRIALLADRLSIQTADERYRGFMEALGEAGIPTKLASVVTEIGDEESARLALGRLLDSDTPPTAVFSAQNLITFGALRALRERGLEHEVALVGFDDIPLADLMDPGVTVVAQDPQQIGHRAARILFDRLDGDRRPAQRVVVPTLFVERGSGEIPGPGG